A section of the Corvus hawaiiensis isolate bCorHaw1 chromosome 14, bCorHaw1.pri.cur, whole genome shotgun sequence genome encodes:
- the ERCC6L gene encoding DNA excision repair protein ERCC-6-like, with protein MAAPGPGAAAEEEQYRRLVTSAKAAASDGELEEALRLFRLAAAIRPSEKLRGRMQRVEEALAAAEQEQEEEEDEGFVDVCGSGLLIYGEMHGKLFQHQREGVAFLYRLHREGKPGGILADDMGLGKTIQVIAFLSGMFDAELVQHVLLIMPTTLVSSWLAEFARWTPGLRVKEFHGNSKTERTRNLERVQRKNGIVITSYQMLINNWKQLASRHEEEFVWDYVILDEAHKIKCPSNKTTKCVYAIPAQHRVLLTGTPVQNNLREMWSLFDFACQGSLLGTAKTFKMEYENPITRAREKDATPGEKALGLKISENLMAIIKPYFLRRTKEDIKSYHADEVDAPLPDDPSENKAPVMPSLTRKNDFVVWVYLAPVQEEIYRNFLCLDHVKEVLMTTRSPLAELTVLKKLCDHPRLLSARACLQLGLEEQEGSEQDYRMEAGMLPGMNKIDHLSDETVIQESGKMQFLVGLLERLREEGHRTLVFSQSRKMLDIIELVLSRRQFQILRIDGTVTHLTERERRINAFQSNTDYSVFLLTTQVGGVGITLTAASRVVIFDPSWNPATDAQAVDRAYRIGQKENVVIYRLITCGTVEEKIYRRQVFKDSLIRQTTGDKKNPFRYFSKQELRELFTLEDTQTSATQIQLQSLHAMQRKSDLQLDEHLAYLHSLAMFGISDHDLIYTKEMAHEEQVESEEAHQYIQRRVQKAHELVQLESQLRDQRMEGMRNACEEMWQRPSGSVSGPKKLSPGLNDKNHFVSPPVADAHEKDKAIDLTEDEEAQVLDVSSKMTTLTLADWDEEKLVQDVSSMETKVLDTSKTAEQSGIQESEQNPESSITPSSPALEKVSQSPQEKQHSQVHSDSLAKARNDLSGHCHNPSKSGMADDPKRDAELSVQVLDPHTPLGTEQNNVPEPASASAVLSLSNVTLEIDAELYKSHVLEHSLEGTSAPSLQDQVDFNLVLEESEEEWQDASNGEGSVEHPEKESIQLQAESLCKSPDKESPTKTWPSETSSHGKRSPTAEEEPNAFLQGSEASEESSGLFTFGRKKRLNRIASDSESEDQPEQVPSSPSDSAWHRVPEGISASTPKYDTSRAKGIFSPQLNNSGNRSNASRHSFISRLVDEVEDIGEIMGTTDEEDDDDSDEEQDRFVEEEAEECTGESATTEEEPTGETLDTSEGSSHTDSVESEQSEAEETESSQEESTGDAELQSGEQIDCFTQESRSEEGIGQSSSPAAGDYDTLVHSGKKLQNDGKLQEALDCFLQALDIKSGDPEVMLLTLNLYKQLAQK; from the exons ATGGCCGCCCCTgggccgggagcggccgcggAGGAGGAGCAGTACCGGAG GCTCGTGACCAGCGCCAAGGCGGCGGCGAGCGAcggggagctggaggaggcgCTGCGGCTGTTCCGGCTGGCGGCCGCTATCCGCCCCAGCGAGAAGCTGCGGGGCCGCATGCAGCGCGTGGAGGAGGCGCTGGCGGCGGccgagcaggagcaggaggaggaggaagatgagggcTTCGTGGACGTGTGCGGCAGCGGCCTGCTGATCTACGGGGAGATGCACGGGAAGTTGTTCCAGCACCAGCGGGAAGGTGTTGCGTTCCTGTACCGCCTGCACCGGGAGGGCAAGCCTGGTGGCATCCTGGCAGACGACATGGGCCTGGGCAAGACCATCCAGGTGATTGCCTTCCTCTCGGGTATGTTTGACGCCGAGCTTGTCCAGCACGTCCTGCTCATCATGCCCACCACCCTAGTCAGCAGCTGGCTGGCTGAGTTCGCTCGCTGGACCCCTGGCCTACGCGTCAAGGAGTTCCATGGCAACAGCAAGACAGAGCGCACCAGGAAcctggagagggtccagaggAAGAATGGCATCGTCATCACGAGCTACCAGATGCTCATAAACAATTGGAAGCAGCTGGCCAGCCGCCACGAGGAGGAGTTTGTCTGGGACTACGTCATTCTCGATGAAGCACATAAGATCAAGTGCCCGTCAAACAAAACGACCAAGTGTGTGTACGCGATCCCGGCCCAGCACCGCGTCCTGCTCACAGGCACCCCTGTGCAGAACAACCTGCGGGAAATGTGGTCCCTGTTTGACTTTGCCTGCCAAGGCTCCCTCCTGGGAACTgccaaaacttttaaaatggaatatgAGAATCCCATTACCAGGGCAAGGGAGAAGGATGCGACTCCAGGTGAGAAAGCACTGGGGCTAAAGATATCGGAGAATCTCATGGCCATTATAAAGCCCTATTTCCTCAGAAGGACCAAGGAAGACATCAAAAGCTATCATGCTGATGAAGTGGATGCTCCTCTTCCTGACGATCCAAGTGAGAACAAGGCCCCTGTCATGCCATCTCTCACTAGGAAAAATGACTTTGTTGTGTGGGTGTACCTGGCACCGGTGCAGGAAGAAATCTACAGGAACTTTCTCTGCCTGGATCACGTGAAGGAAGTGCTGATGACAACCCGATCACCTTTGGCTGAGCTGACAGTCCTGAAGAAACTCTGTGACCACCCCAGGCTTCTGTCTGCGAGAGCCTGTCTCCAGCTGGGCTTGGAAGAGCAGGAGGGCTCCGAGCAGGATTACAGGATGGAAGCAGGTATGCTTCCAGGCATGAACAAAATAGATCATCTCTCTGATGAGACTGTGATCCAGGAGTCTGGAAAGATGCAGTTCCTTGTGGGGCTGCTGGAACGGCTGAGAGAAGAGGGACACCGAACCCTGGTGTTCTCACAGTCGAGGAAGATGCTGGATATCATAGAGCTCGTTCTGTCTCGCCGACAATTCCAGATCCTGCGCATCGATGGCACGGTGACCCACCTGACGGAGCGGGAGAGGCGCATCAACGCCTTCCAGAGCAACACGGACTACTCTGTCTTCCTGCTCACCACGCAGGTTGGGGGTGTCGGCATAACCTTGACAGCAGCCAGCCGAGTGGTGATCTTTGATCCCAGCTGGAATCCAGCAACTGATGCTCAGGCTGTGGACAGAGCTTACAGGATTGGGCAAAAAGAGAACGTAGTGATTTACAGACTGATCACCTGCGGCACCGTGGAAGAGAAGATATACAGGCGGCAGGTATTCAAGGACTCTTTAATCAGACAGACCACCGGTGACAAAAAGAACCCATTCCGTTATTTCTCCAAACAGGAACTAAGGGAGCTGTTCACGCTGGAAGATACTCAGACGTCTGCGACTCAGATCCAGCTGCAGTCCCTGCACGCCATGCAAAGGAAGTCTGATCTGCAGCTGGATGAGCACCTTGCTTACCTGCATTCCCTGGCAATGTTTGGCATTTCTGACCACGACCTGATCTACACAAAGGAGATGGCTCACGAGGAGCAGGTGGAGAGTGAGGAAGCTCATCAGTACATCCAGCGGAGGGTACAGAAAGCCCACGAGCTGGTCCAGCTGGAGTCCCAGCTCAGAGATCAGAGGATGGAGGGGATGAGAAATGCTTGTGAAGAGATGTGGCAAAGACCATCGGGATCAGTTTCCGGGCCTAAGAAGTTGTCTCCAGGGTTGAATGACAAAAATCATTTTGTTTCACCACCAgtagctgatgcacatgaaaaagacaaagcaatTGATCTTACAGAGGATGAGGAGGCCCAGGTGCTCGATGTCAGCTCCAAAATGACAACTCTGACTCTTGCTGACTGGGATGAAGAGAAACTGGTACAAGATGTATCCAGTATGGAGACAAAAGTGCTCGATACCAGCAAGACAGCAGAACAATCTGGTATACAAGAATCTGAGCAAAATCCTGAATCTAGCATTACACCATCATCCCCTGCACTCGAGAAAGTGAGTCAAAGCCCCCAAGAGAAACAGCATTCACAGGTACATTCAGACAGCTTGGCCAAGGCAAGGAATGACTTGTCTGGGCATTGTCACAATCCCTCCAAGTCTGGCATGGCTGACGATCCTAAAAGGGATGCAGAACTGTCAGTTCAGGTACTTGACCCACACACTCCCCTGGGGACGGAGCAGAACAATGTTCCTGAGCCAGCTTCTGCTTCTGCAGTGCTGAGTTTATCAAATGTTACACTAGAAATCGATGCTGAGCTCTACAAGTCTCACGTGTTGGAACACAGCTTGGAGGGTACAtctgctccttctctccaggaTCAAGTTGACTTCAATCTGGTTCTGGAAGAATCTGAAGAGGAATGGCAGGATGCCTCAAATGGAGAAGGATCAGTGGAACACCCTGAGAAGGAGAGCATACAACTCCAGGCAGAAAGCTTGTGTAAATCTCCAGACAAAGAATCTCCAACCAAAACTTGGCCAAGTGAGACCAGTAGCCACGGCAAACGCTCTCCCACAGCTGAGGAAGAGCCAAATGCCTTTCTGCAAGGCAGTGAAGCATCGGAGGAAAGCAGTGGTCTCTTTACTTTTGGTAGGAAGAAACGCTTAAACAGAATTGCTTCAGACAGTGAGAGTGAAGATCAGCCTGAACAAGTGCCCTCCTCTCCCTCGGACAGCGCTTGGCACCGAGTTCCAGAAGGAATTAGCGCTTCCACCCCTAAATATGACACCAGTAGAGCTAAAGGCATCTTTTCTCCCCAACTAAATAACAGTGGTAACAGGTCTAACGCTTCCAGACACTCGTTCATCAGCAGGTTGGTAGATGAGGTGGAGGACATTGGCGAAATCATGGGAACCACTGATGAGGAAGATGATGATGACAGTGATGAGGAGCAAGACAGGTTTGTGGAAGAAGAAGCTGAGGAGTGCACTGGGGAATCTGCTACGACTGAAGAAGAACCTACTGGAGAAACCCTTGATACAAGTGAAGGGTCCTCCCACACAGACAGTGTGGAATCTGAGCAGTCCGAGGCAGAGGAGACGGAGTCATCTCAGGAGGAATCCACGGGTGACGCTGAGCTCCAGTCAGGTGAGCAGATTGACTGCTTCACCCAGGAAAGCAGGTCTGAAGAAGGCATTGGGCAgagctcctctcctgctgcaggagattACGACACTTTGGTGCACAGTGGGAAGAAACTTCAGAATGATGGAAAACTCCAGGAGGCATTGGACTGCTTCCTGCAAGCTCTTGACATAAAAAGTGGAGATCCTGAAGTTATGCTTCTGACCCTGAACTTGTACAAACAGCTGGCCCAGAAGTGA
- the PIN4 gene encoding peptidyl-prolyl cis-trans isomerase NIMA-interacting 4, whose product MAPKGKGKAGKGGDSGGGSSEGKAQGPKGGGSAVKVRHILCEKHGRAMEAMEKLKAGQRFSEVAAQYSEDKARQGGDLGWMTRGSMVGPFQEAAFALPVSSMDKPVYTDPPVKTKFGYHIIMVEGRK is encoded by the exons ATGGCTCCGAAGGGGAAAGGCAAAGCCGGGAAGG GCGGCgacagcggcggcggcagcagcgagGGCAAAGCACAGGGCCCGAAGGGAGGCGGCAGTGCCGTCAAG GTTCGGCACATCCTGTGCGAGAAGCACGGCCGGGCCATGGAGGCCATGGAGAAGCTGAAGGCCGGGCAGCGCTTTAGCGAGGTGGCGGCACAGTACAGCGAGGACAAGGCCAGGCAAGGG GGAGACCTGGGCTGGATGACCAGAGGCTCCATGGTGGGACCATTCCAGGAGGCAGCGTTTGCCCTGCCTGTGAGCAGCATGGACAAGCCCGTGTACACAGACCCTCCCGTCAAGACCAAGTTTGGATACCACATTATCATGGTGgaaggcagaaaataa